The Procambarus clarkii isolate CNS0578487 unplaced genomic scaffold, FALCON_Pclarkii_2.0 HiC_scaffold_2290, whole genome shotgun sequence genome segment tactgctaccgctgtccctcaagaccctcagaatctaccaccgaatcttactagtttggagttccgtaagttacagagggaggatccatcattaacaccattattcttccaggctgagactcaacctgacagtatccctgggttcttcctagagaatcagttgctctaccgcaggtacagacccagtaagctgaaggaggacgatgattgggcaaatgtcgaacaactagtggttcccaccagcctacggcccgatattctacacctggcccacggagtacttctcactacggttttaacaaaacctaccacggaatcagacaagactactactggccaggtatgattaaagacgtcaaaagttacgtgcaacaatgtcatacatgtcagatggcaggtaaacctaacatctctattcctaaGGCACCGTTGAATCCTATCCAAGTGCCTTCAGAACCTTTCCACaggctcatcatagactgtgttggtcctttaccccggaccagttcaggcaacgcctatatactaactatcctgtgtcctaccaccagattccccataacagttccagtaaagaacattacggctgctacggtggtgaaacaactaatgaagatcttcacccagtatggatttccgagagaggttcaaagtgactgtggcaccaacttaacgagtgatctcttcaagaagacactggaagagttcaacatcacacaagtattgtccagcccctatcatctagcttcacagggttctcttgaacgtagtcaacagactattaaagcactcctaaagaaattttgcaatgaaaccttgaaggacagagataaacaacttgacctaatTATGTGCATTtttagaagtctccccaatgagtctctaggagtatctccttatgagacgctctacggacgtaagtgccatactcctctcaaagcttgtaAAGACTCTCAACGTAATgttaccttcagtgaccctcagaatgtgccccagtttcttcaaaacttataacacattctagagagagtacgtaaatttgctaatgacaatctattgaaagctcaggagaggatgaagactcattttgaccaaagcagcaaaataaggaaatttaaaccaggagacttcgtgttggcatattttcctatcccaggttctccattgcaaaacaagttttcaggaccctaccgcatcaaggagtgcagaaacaaccacatctacgttcttgagactccagataggcggcggaagacccagttgtgccacgtcaacctcctgaagcagtatcaaggtactccccccactgtgttggtatcattatccacatttaaaggtccatacctccacagtgagaccttccctgattctcctcccgaaagcactaactttcagtcagtgccttccaactcggaaatcctaagtgaacttcatacctatttgcaggacagtaatagtgctcctctcatcagaatcttcaaggaacatcagaagttgtttagcgatgatccacaggagtgtaatgtggttcagcacgacatccagctactccctgacacccggccgattcgtcaacctttctaccgaatcagccctagcaaaaaggaagttatgcgtgctgaagtacagtacctcctggatcatgggctggccaccccttgtgagtccctttgggcctcaccctgcatcttggtgccgaaaccgcacagtaaagtgaggctgtgtaccAATTAccagaaattgaatcttgtgactgtcaaggatgcttacccattacctagaatagatgacatccttgacgccattggtaatgctcggtattatccaaactagacttactcaagggatactaccaagtatgtttgacagaatgagctaaggaaatatctgccttaaccactccttttggcctttacagatatgaacgccttccatttggactatttaatgcccggccaccttccagcgagctgtcaaccgcgtcatctatggcttagataacacctacgcctacttggatgatatcgttgtggcaaccaacacctggaacgaacatctgctccagctgcaacaattgttcgccaagctcctgacagccggcctcaccatcaacttgggcaagtccacctttgctaaaggtaaagtgcgttatctttgtcatgtgatagggagtggcagcctagctccgttaaacatacacactcaagccatccagcattacccccagcctaccaccaggaatcagctcctgcgcttccttggtcttgtctcctactaccgtaggtttgtgaagaattttagtacggtagcgacaccattgatcactttaaccagccccaagcaacggtatcattggaccattcagcgaaccattgcttttgaacaacttaaatctccgctctgttctaatcccattctcgcctctccagatatcacgaagccgttcatcctccatgtcgacgccagtggtaccggcatcgggggcgtcctgatgcaacaacgaggcgaggaggtgatacctgttagctactacagctacaagttaaaatcacaccagaagaattacagcactatcgaaaaggagttactctccatcgtcctgaatttacagcactttgcatcgtacctacaaggtgctcggtctaccaccatctacttggaccacaatcccctacgcttcttgcagcaagcccaattcaacaatcaacgacttctacgatgggctttatatctgcagaatttcaaccttcagattttctacatcaagggttctgacaacatcatagcagacgccctctccagagtctatgaggtagaggcagctccacctaccactctaccacctgaagacgtaacttcacccgtaagtgcatgcttcgggggagagttgtgacgataatctctttcaagagagattgagcctgctcttccctacataaagttacttatatatatacaaaaataagctaccttcaagatatgtctaccagtagcacaaaacgttttgaccaggaggcaaaacgtacccaaaacccccactccacactccctccatgccggctcgcccgtcgtcaaccagcaaactaccaatccagcctgcctgcttctgattggtgacccgccgtctgcacacctgcacctccgctcctcagcgccctctacctaagtcgatgtctgggcttgaaccgcccattgaagtcagaatatccttgtgctctcaagctgtgaacaaccaactaaTCCACGTCCTGTTTATTGATGGAGGTTCCTAGCTagggctatattctcagcacctgtttatgtcattttgtctttatattattcctagagtaatttatccctgttcttaatttttatgacttgtttgtttgcactgtacatagccaagggattgtccttgtttttaaatttgctttccagttaattaaagtttcattgttcatactatgtgttttgcatgtcttcccttactctaccacagacaacagctaaGCAGTCTTTTTTgtttgtaaatgtgacaggcattgacaccagccattaggaggactgccgaacatctacactcctacacttttccgtcacatatatatatatatatatatatatatatatatatatatatatattaaatatctaaatatatatatatacatatatatatatatttaaatatatatatatatatatatatatatatatatatatatatatatatatatatatatatatatatatatatatatatatatatatatatatatatatatatatatatatatattattaaatatgaccgaaaaagtaagattaataattctaacacgaattttctcaatctttcgtacattacgcttcactgttggaggtaaatcaaaaatcaattctccaaaattcatttttatttctagtctgacgcgacacgggcgcgtttcgtaaaacttattacattttcaaagactttagttcacaaatacacaactgattagaacttacgtatctctgattgtatatctacatttgagtgaggtgggaggggtgatgtggcattaacacaagacagaacaagaggagatattaatagggtattaaaagtatcaacacaagacagaacacaaacaatgggtattgaatagaagtgtttgtagaaagcctattggtccatatttcttgatgcttctatattggagcggagtcttgaggtgggtagaatatagttgtgcaataattggctgttgattgctggtgttgacttcttgatgtgtagtgcctcgcaaacgtcaagccgcctgctatcgctgtatctatcgatgatttctgtgttgtttactaggatttctgtttagaaatcctagtaaacaacacagaaatcatcgatagatacagcgatagcaggcggcttgacgtttgcgaggcactacacatcaagaagtcaacaccagcaatcaacagccaattattgcacaactatattctacccacctcaagactccgctccaatatagaagcatcaagaaatatggaccaataggctttctacaaacacttctattcaatacccattgtttgtgttctgtcttgtgttgatacttttaataccctattaatatctcctcttgttctgtcttgtgttaatgccacatcacccctcccacctcactcaaatgtagatataaaatcagagatacgtaagttctaatcagttgtgtatttgtgaactaaagtctttgaaaatgtaataagttttacgaaacgcgcctgtgtcgcgtcagactagaaataaaaatgaattttggagaattgatttttgatttacctccaacagtgaagcgtaatgtacgaaagattgagaaaattcgtgttagaattattaatcttactttttcggtcatatttaataatatatgtctacaggaaagactgctaccaaaatatactaatatatatatatatatatatatatatatatatatatatatatatatatatatatatatatatatatatatatatatatatatatatatatatatatatatatatatatatatatatatattgtgatgataatctctttcaagagagattgagcttgctcttccctacacatttacatcattcaagtacaagatacaagatactatattgaagatacgtccaccagtatcgccaaacgttttgcccaggaagcaaagcgtaccttgcaccaccagacacaccggctcccgcccgccgtcaaaccagcaaactactcattctccgcctgcctgttcctgattggctggtgtgtcgccgcacctgcactcacgccactacctgagtcgacgtcagggcctgcagcacgccgtactcttcagaatatccctgtgctccttggagttgacatctctctatattaGACAAAgttctggctgtcgtgtactaagggaggtggcagcttgaagccagtattctcagcacctgatttgatttatattacctgcactttattgtcttagagaaaatttttactgccattaattattcatgttgttttgtttgttgacttgttttgaattttacgtaagccaagaaaTTGTCTTtagtcatatcttgttttctagaataattaaaattttattgtttatactttgtgttttgtgtgtcttcccattaccttactacAGACAAAAGGGCAAACGATCctccttttttttttgttatatgacgaggccctgcccccagctattgaaacagccgaacaccaacgttcTACcatcacatttcatgggggcctgtccgggatgcttcactcaggtactggtaccagatcgtaaatttgtggtaagcgtacttggctttggtaaagtagcttttcactattttcaatattcaatttttttttcatatggtgctgtgtgtattgtgcattccaagagtagcatatggtgaaggtgagacaactttggattacgtggtgactgtaggcctcagtcattctcttaattggtcatctctccctccgtgttagttattactcgtgtttaccatcttttgtccctatgatatttctcatattttcggcagatcatcatattggtaccctggtactgtggtctgtccccgggtcaagagcacctaatcttctgcaatccgacggtaggaagataaagagggccatagttcctcgcccacgaactttagttgctgaattgggacctcagcagcagttctcgtcaccagttgacacctcgcacccctacacgtcggtcagagatgatgatatttacattggtagggaattagccatctttttcagagcacaaaagttcgctaattctgtaagtatcatattcatttcagtgggaaaaacttgcttatgtcctatagagactcggcaaggtatgactacattcttggactacctaattcacttttgaggatattaactgtttcatttgttttagaaactcagtttcgcttatttagtaggattttcttgctctTATCCTCTTATATTGAGTATCGGGTACAAGATTTcttgcgaccttgatttattaatcatttattatcttgaaattaacattaattgttaacgattccacaggataggtaccagttgccacgttgtcctgtttctgacattcaccatatcacaacaataTATTCGTTGTCCATTtaattgctaatttcaccatgtttcgtctccaagctatccgtgcagatccagcaggtgaaatagggaccttaagtcgtgccaagaggactgaattacaaactcttgcacatgagtatcaactagaagttccctaccaagccaactaaaattaactacataacctgttactggatcatctcttagaggaaggtaagattaactctgaaactcacgaaacttactttattgcagataaacctgatttggcaactctgaaactcaaactagaaattgccaagatcgaacgagaaCAGAAaaaagaagccctcgagcaacaaagggaagcagctgccgtacgaaaggaagaaaaggaacgagaagctgccttgaggaaagaagaacaagaacgtgagattgcaatactccgtgaacgtgaacgaatacagcttggAGCAAAACAAtgccacctggagatgcaacgcgagcatgacaaacaacaagctgctatggctatggaatgtcgtcaacaagaattctcGTTGGAAACTAcaaacctcgctcaacgccagcaagctaccgccattcttcctgtcagtttcaatatctcacatgcaagtaagttaatgccaccattcgtagagacagaagttgatgtatttttcaccacctctgagacccttgctaatcaacttagttggcctgccaacCAAtgagcaacccttctcagagtacatctcacaggtagagctgcagttacactcagtactttggcgtctgagaatgactaccagactctgaaacaggcagtgttggacgcctaccttccttCCACCGAAAGCTATCGAAGAAAATtctgtgaccacctgaaggcaagtaccactacctttctcgaatttgctaataccaaaaggagatattttatgactggaagcagcacatgtctctacctttgcagaactcgtcaacctcatgctagttgaagaattcttgaggcgtgtgcctcctcctgtccaTTCATATTTAGtagataaagaagagaccgactacctaaagtgtgctaagtcggctgacacttacagcctcatccaccggctgacaccagaaccatcttccagtaagaagtcttggtacagttacgagaaagtgagtaccgatcaagctggctcgcaattgtactgtaagtattgtagactatggacataccatagataaatgtgttaGTCTCAATACAAAAGTAATACTGAatcaactaaacccaaacagactcctccgaagtccggtaagcctgtgatgaatgatggtgttcatgttaatgatcttcctcttttcagtaaacacctgtatactggaactgtctataccaacggttcaaatccggagggacgtttcaaactgaaggtcttgagggacacagcggctcttcaatcaattattttgaaatcagctgtgcccaatatcgcctacaccggagaaaccgtcttcatcactgacctcactgctaccactccttatcttctcgccagagtccacctggattgtcccttcgtgaccggagaagtccaagtcgccatcagggaaaagccttttcccatgcctggagtgcaacttctcctgggcaacgacttggcagaagacctgcaaccgaccaacctgatcgtcatggacaaaccccaggtgtgtacctctgtaatgtataatcccatctttgagtatgttccagcaaaggttcaagagagtgatgaagtttctcctccggttttagtgaccacccgtgcacaagctgcacgaccccagccagctgactctactgctaccactgtccctcaagaccctcagaaactacccccgaatctgaccaagttggagttccgtaagttacagaggaaagatcttaccttgacaccattatttttccaggctgagactcaacctgacagtattcctgggttcttcctagagaacgagttgctctaccgcagatatagacccagtaaactgaaggaggaggacgattgggccaacgtcgaacaactagtgattcctgccagcctgcggcccactattctacacctggcccacggagcactctcacactacggatttaacaagacctaccacggaatccgtcaagactactaatggccaggtatggtaaatagcgtcaaacagtgtcatacatgtcagatggcaggtaaaccgaacatctctatccccacagCACCACTGacccccatacaggtgcctgcggaacctttccacagacttattatagactgtgttggtcctttacctcggaccagttctggtaacgcctatatcctaaccatcctgtgtcctaccaccagattccccatagcagttccagtaaagaacattacagctgctacggttgtgaaacacttattgaagatcttcacccagtatggatttccaagggaggttcagagcgactgtggcaccaacttcaccagtgatctcttcaagaggacactggaagaattcaacatcacacaggtattgtccagcccctatcatcctgcttcacaaggttctcttgagcgtagtcatcagactattaaagcactcctgaagaagttttgcaatgaaacctctaaggattgggataagcaaattgatttgataatgtgcatctatagaagtcttcccaatgagtctctaggagtatctctttatgatatgctctacggacgtaagtgtcgtactcctctcaaagctttcaaagactctctacgtgatgccaccttcagtgagcatcagaatgtgccccagtttcttcaaaacctacaacacattctagagagggtacataactttgccaaggataatctattgaaagcacaggagaggatgaagactcattacgaccagaacagcaatgtaaggaaatttaaaccgggagacttcgtgattgcctatttccctatcccaggttctcctttgcaaaacaggttttcaggaccctaccgcatcaaggagtgcagaaacaaccataactacgttctagagactccagatagacgacggaagacccagttgtgccacgtcaacttcctgaagctatataacggtactcctcccactgtattgataacatattcttcctttaaagggCCATACattcacagtgagaccttccctgcttctcctcccgaaagcactgacactgagtcagcgctttccaattcggaaatcctaactgatcttcataattattttcaggacaatcatagtgcacctctaatcaaaatcttcaaagaacatcaggagttgttccgagatgatccacaagagtgtaatgtaactcagcacgacatccaactgctccctgacacccggccgattcgtcaacccttctaccgaatcagccctagcaagaaggaagtcatgcgcgctgaggtgcagtacctcctggatcatggactggctacaccttgtgaggccccctgggcctcaccctgtatcttggtgccaaaaccccaaggtaaggttagactttgcacggactaccgtaaattaaataatgtgactgtcaaggatgcataccccttgccacggatagatgacatccttgacgccattggtaatgcccagtacttgtcccaagtggacttgctcaaggggtattaccaagtgtgtttaacagagcgagcctaagaaatatctgcctttatcactccctttggacttttcaggtatgaacgccttccttttggactatgtaatgccccggccacctttcagagagctgtcaaccgcgtcatccagggcttggataacacctacgcctatttggatgatatcgttgtagcatccaacacctggagcgaacatctgctccagctgcaacgactgttcgccaagctcctgacagccggcctcaccatcaacctgggcaagtccacatttgccaaaggtaaagtgcgttatctgggtcatgtaatagggggtggcagcctagctccgttaaacacacacactcaagccataaagcattatccacagcctaccaccaggaagcagctcctgcgcttgcttggtcttgcctcctactaccgtaggtttgtgaagaattttagtacggtagcaaccccattaatcactttaaccagtcccaagcaacggtaaagttggaccattcagcaaaccgttgctttcgaacaactcaaattcctcctctgttctaatcctattctcgcctcgccagatatcaccaagcctttcatccttcatgtcgacgccagtggtactggcatcgggggtgtcctgatgcagcaacgaggcgaggagtttctacctgtcagctactacagctacaagttgaaaccccaccagaggaactacagcactatcgagaaggagctactctccatcgtcctgaatctccagcactttgctccatacctacaaggtgccaggtctaccaccatctattcagaccacaatcctttccgcttcttacatcacgcccaattcaataaccaacgtcttttacggtgggctttatatctgcaagatttcaacctggagatctgctatatcaagggttctgacaacatcatagccgacgccctctccagagtctatgaagtagaagcaactccaactatcactctaccacatgaagacgtaacttcttccaaaaCCGCAGGCTTAGGGGAAGAGTTgtaatgataatctctttcaagagagattgagcctgctcttccctacaaaattttcgtcattcaagtacaagatactatattgaagatacgtccaccagtatcgccaaacgttttgcccaggaagcaaagcgtaccttgcaccaccagacacaccatgtCTCGCCCAccatcaaaccagcaaactactcattctccgcctgcctgttcctgattggctggtgtgtcgccgcacctgcactcacgccactacctgagtcgacgtctgggccaacaCACGCCATACTCCTCAGAATatttctgtgctccttggagttgacatctctctctagtagacaaagctatggctttcgtgtactaagggagttgTACTAAGTACTAAGTACTTAGTACTAAGTACTTAGTCATGtactaaggcgtacctgttatgccagttgctggaaggcttctgtgctggctagggttcgagtctcctggtgggaaagtgttctaaagttgtatacttcactctcgtgtttaggagagttgtgccttaagcatagacacagtgttctcccatattaacaaggactggatgaaaaaacgtaaaaatgacccctcacttgctctagtgctcttgggaggtggtagtctttagagtgtataaatactccgaaattactatctcttttaggggtctgagcaggtggtggagtgggttaaggcgtacctgttatgccagttgctggaaggcttctgtgctggctagggttcgagtctgctggtgggaaagtgttctaaagttgtatacttcactctcgtgtttaggagagttgtgccttaagcatagacacagagttcc includes the following:
- the LOC138362657 gene encoding uncharacterized protein YscB-like; the protein is SLPNESLGVSPYETLYGHKPDLATLKLKLEIAKIEREQKKEALEQQREAAAVRKEEKEREAALRKEEQEREIAILRERERIQLGAKQCHLEMQREHDKQQAAMAMECRQQEFSLETTNLAQRQQATAILPVSFNISHA